The following proteins are encoded in a genomic region of Dioscorea cayenensis subsp. rotundata cultivar TDr96_F1 chromosome 8, TDr96_F1_v2_PseudoChromosome.rev07_lg8_w22 25.fasta, whole genome shotgun sequence:
- the LOC120267738 gene encoding LOW QUALITY PROTEIN: formin-like protein 4 (The sequence of the model RefSeq protein was modified relative to this genomic sequence to represent the inferred CDS: deleted 2 bases in 1 codon), which yields MAMVLPLPLHPPSPPLLIPLPNSIPFSKHPSLLPLHLLPRFPKLPSTLPLQSPPQPSKQSDRSTGNVAAAVVSTAAASFALSGLLFFFFRKYTLKRDRPLPSPQRPTKTLAPGFLRPKPDAGGLKGVVVDENGLDVLYWRKLDEDIDKRCEHCNRILKHLHTDVQHQGIVNDLSSSNGNDGSFQEMPLLPSNSVSSSVRIDDELDSRIPLRSTSVSHTALSLEARPNFSRLTQRPPKSPPPPPPPPVPAPPPPPPPLPPPPPVMKAPSPPPPPPPRPITVGSKNPAAPPPPPPGAGAGPSSRLPPTPNRTTSGRAHPRLKPLHWDKMSPINPEHSMVWDKISGGSFRVDDEMMEALFGYVATNRKSPRGGDKTASDSANSSFSSTTPPTQITLLDPRKSQNIAIVLRSLAISRQEILDALLEGRGLSSDTLEKLCRTAPTKDEEKLILAFTGHPSKLADAESFLYHILRAIPSPFERLNSMLFKYNYEPEILATKQSLQTLELACKEMKTKGIFLKLLEAILKAGNRMNAGTARGNAQAFNLTALCKLSDVKSTDGRTTLLHFVVQEVVRSEGKRCVINRNQQSMRRTTSINSGSNNPDPTRREEREREYMMLGLPVVGGLSVEFSNVKKAAGIDYELLVSTCSSLGMKVKEIGDFLNTCGSDGFVMEMKGFLEVADEELRVVREEQGRVLELVNRTTEYYQVGASKEKGANPLKLFVIVRDFLGMVDNVCVDITRNVQQKKKQVGGVGTSSSSSSVSDGKRVHARFPNLPAHFMSDNSKSSDSDSDDGF from the exons ATGGCCATGgttctccctctccctctccatcctccttctcctcctctcctcATCCCACTCCCTAACTCCATCCCCTTCTCAAAACATCCAAGTCTTCTTCCCCTCCATCTCCTCCCCCGCTTTCCCAAACTCCCCTCCACCCTCCCCCTTCAATCCCCTCCCCAACCCTCCAAACAAAGCGATCGCAGCACCGGCAACGTCGCCGCCGCCGTCGTCTCCACCGCCGCTGCCAGCTTCGCTCTCTCCggcctcctcttcttcttcttccgcAAATACACTCTCAAGCGGGATCGCCCTCTTCCCTCTCCCCAGAGACCCACCAAGACCCTCGCCCCCGGTTTCTTGAGACCCAAACCCGACGCCGGTGGCCTCAAAGGCGTCGTCGTCGACGAAAACGGCCTCGATGTTCTCTATTGGCGGAAACTCGATGAAGACATTGATAAGCGATGCGAGCACTGCAATCGGATCCTGAAGCATCTACACACCGATGTTCAGCACCAGGGTATCGTCAACGATCTCTCATCCAGCAATGGAAACGATGGAAGCTTCCAGGAGATGCCATTGCTCCCTTCCAACTCCGTCAGCTCGTCCGTCCGCATCGACGATGAATTAGATTCTAGAATCCCTCTGCGGAGCACCTCCGTGTCCCACACCGCCCTCTCTCTCGAAGCCAGACCTAATTTCTCTCGACTCACACAAAGACCTCCTAAATCGCCGCCACCGCCGCCTCCTCCTCCAGTCCCCGCACCTCCCCCA CCCCCGCCGCCGCTTCCACCACCGCCACCGGTGATGAAAGCGCCATCACCTCCGCCTCCTCCGCCGCCGCGTCCAATAACAGTAGGAAGCAAGAACCCGGCTGcgccaccacctcctcctcccgGCGCCGGTGCTGGGCCGTCATCACGACTGCCGCCGACACCTAATCGGACGACCAGCGGTAGGGCCCACCCGAGGCTGAAGCCTTTGCACTGGGACAAGATGTCGCCTATCAACCCGGAGCATTCAATGGTTTGGGATAAGATCTCCGGCGGTTCCTTCAG AGTTGATGATGAAATGATGGAAGCTCTCTTCGGTTACGTGGCCACAAACCGCAAATCTCCACGCGGTGGCGATAAAACGGCATCTGACTCGGCAAACTCGTCATTCAGCTCAACAACTCCTCCCACTCAAATCACTCTTCTCGACCCACGCAAATCCCAGAACATAGCCATTGTTCTCCGCTCACTCGCCATCAGCCGTCAAGAAATCCTCGACGCGCTTCTCGAAGGACGCGGCCTCAGCTCAGACACTCTCGAGAAGCTCTGCAGAACAGCCCCAACTAAAGATGAGGAAAAGCTAATATTAGCATTCACCGGACACCCATCTAAGCTCGCTGACGCTGAGTCGTTTTTGTACCATATCCTACGTGCCATACCTTCACCTTTTGAGCGCCTTAACTCAATGCTCTTCAAGTACAATTATGAACCTGAAATCCTTGCTACCAAACAATCCTTGCAAACGCTGGAACTCGCATGCAAGGAAATGAAAACCAAAGGCATCTTCTTGAAGCTTCTAGAAGCTATACTCAAGGCCGGAAACCGCATGAACGCCGGCACGGCGAGAGGCAATGCGCAGGCCTTCAATTTGACTGCACTTTGTAAGCTCTCCGACGTTAAGAGCACTGATGGGAGGACGACGTTGTTACACTTCGTTGTCCAAGAGGTGGTTCGATCTGAAGGCAAACGCTGCGTGATCAACCGGAACCAGCAGAGCATGAGACGAACCACTAGTATAAACTCAGGCTCAAACAATCCGGATCCAActagaagagaagagagagaaagggagtATATGATGCTTGGGTTGCCAGTGGTTGGGGGACTTAGTGTTGAGTTCTCAAACGTAAAGAAAGCGGCAGGCATTGATTATGAACTTCTTGTGAGTACTTGTTCTTCACTTGGGATGAAAGTGAAGGAGATTGGTGACTTCTTGAACACTTGTGGCAGTGATGGGTTTGTGATGGAGATGAAAGGGTTCTTAGAGGTGGCTGATGAGGAGCTTAGGGTGGTGAGAGAGGAGCAGGGAAGAGTGTTGGAGCTTGTGAACAGGACCACGGAGTACTACCAAGTGGGTGCTTCCAAGGAGAAAGGGGCTAACCCTCTAAAGTTGTTTGTGATAGTGAGGGACTTTTTGGGAATGGTTGATAATGTGTGCGTAGATATAACAAGGAATGTTCAGCAGAAGAAGAAACAGGTGGGTGGAGTGGGGACGTCCTCAAGTTCATCATCAGTATCTGACGGTAAAAGAGTCCATGCCAGGTTCCCTAACTTGCCGGCTCATTTTATGTCGGATAATTCAAAGTCTTCTGACAGTGATTCAGATGATGGATTTTGA
- the LOC120267972 gene encoding uncharacterized protein LOC120267972: MAFISRSINLVVLILILISGCAHAFKVPFRVNDVLPILPRQVSWPLLSNLHSAVDLLPSFVGSVLPDGGSVAWKGACFFENEARLEFAEGDRGNIGLGGGILHLKTSAAHSWTCMDLYIFATPYRIMWDYYFSAQEHMLEIKSWEEPAEMEYVRQHGISVFLMPSGMLGTLLSLLDVIPLFANTGWGQNANMAFLEKHMGASFEKRNQPWHINIKPEDVHSGDFLAVSKIRGRWGGFETLEKWVTGAFAGHTAVCLKDEMGNLWVGESGHENEKGEEVIVVIPWNEWWELAIKDSSNPHIALLPLHPEMRMKFNESAAWAYARSMSGKPYGYHNMIFSWIDTVAENYPPPLDSNLVMSIMSMWTRIQPSYAANMWNEALNKRLGTEELDLHGIIAETERRGMTFDQLLTIPEQDDWVYSDGKSTSCVAFILEMYKEAGILGPMSNSIQVTEFTIRDAYMLKIFENNRTRLPNWCTDESLSFCQILGEYRMELPEYNTIEPYAKMNENCPSLPPTYVRPARC; the protein is encoded by the exons ATGGCCTTCATCTCCAGATCCATCAACCTTGTTGTTCTTATATTGATCTTGATCTCTGGTTGTGCCCATGCTTTCAAAGTCCCATTCCGCGTCAACGATGTGCTACCCATCCTCCCACGCCAGGTCTCCTGGCCATTGCTGAGCAACCTTCACAGTGCCGTTGACTTGCTGCCCTCCTTCGTTGGCTCTGTTCTCCCGGACGGGGGATCCGTGGCGTGGAAGGGTGCTTGCTTCTTTGAGAATGAGGCAAGGCTTGAGTTTGCAGAAGGCGATCGTGGCAATATTGGCCTTGGTGGAGGGATTCTTCACCTTAAG ACCAGTGCAGCTCACAGCTGGACGTGTATGGATCTTTATATATTTGCAACGCCATATAGGATAATGTGGGACTACTATTTTTCTGCCCAAGAACACATGTTAGAGATAAAGTCATGGGAAGAACCAGCAGAAATGGAATAT GTAAGGCAACATGGCATATCAGTATTCCTTATGCCATCAGGGATGCTGGGTACTCTGTTATCTCTGCTTGATGTTATACCCTTATTTGCAAACACTGGTTGGGGTCAGAATGCTAACATGGCCTTTTTGGAGAAGCACATGGGAGCCTCTTTTGAGAAACGTAATCAACCTTGGCATATAAATATCAAGCCAGAGGATGTTCATTCTGGTGATTTTCTAGCAGTATCCAAAATACGCGGTCGTTGGGGTGGATTCGAGACATTGGAGAAATGGGTCACAGGTGCATTTGCTGGACATACAGCAGTTTGCTTAAAGGATGAGATGGGCAACCTATGGGTTGGGGAATCAGggcatgaaaatgaaaag GGTGAGGAAGTTATTGTAGTAATTCCATGGAATGAGTGGTGGGAATTGGCAATAAAGGATAGCTCAAACCCTCATATTGCTCTGCTTCCATTACACCCTGAAATGAGGATGAAGTTCAATGAAAGTGCAGCTTGGGCTTATGCCAGGAGCATGTCTGGCAAGCCGTATGGATACCACAACATGATATTTAGTTGGATTGATACAGTAGCTGAGAACTACCCACCACCTCTTGATTCTAATTTG GTGATGTCTATTATGTCAATGTGGACCAGGATACAACCTTCCTATGCTGCTAACATGTGGAATGAAGCCCTCAACAAGAGGCTTGGGACTGAG GAATTGGACTTGCATGGGATTATTGCAGAGACAGAAAGGCGAGGAATGACTTTTGATCAATTACTCACCATTCCTGAACAAGATGATTGGGTGTATAGTGATGGCAAGTCAACTTCTTGTGTTGCTTTCATTCTAGAGATGTATAAAGAAGCTGGAATATTAGGACCTATGTCCAACTCCATTCAGGTTACTGAATTCACT ATTCGCGATGCGTATATGCTCAAGATATTCGAAAACAACCGAACTCGGTTGCCAAACTGGTGCACTGATGAAAGTCTTTCATTCTGCCAAATACTTGGAGAATATAGAATGGAATTGCCTGAGTATAACACTATAGAACCTTATGCAAAGATGAATGAGAATTGCCCTTCACTGCCACCAACTTATGTGAGGCCTGCAAGATGTTGA